From Haemorhous mexicanus isolate bHaeMex1 chromosome 1, bHaeMex1.pri, whole genome shotgun sequence, one genomic window encodes:
- the PPP1R3G gene encoding protein phosphatase 1 regulatory subunit 3G, with protein MASPARPRQELAAEERRLRGAAPTVPRDGKREAAGERLVLLELRRCGRPPSPGPGERQEEGEEEEDEGEAAAGEDCCGKCKKRVQFADSLGLSLASVKHFSDAEEPQVPPAALSHLQSPPGEERDPPPPGADPPPPALLLVPDFPDGGEPSAERLRRQRVCLERLGRPAAPTDVRGTVQVLGGPGPREVTVRYTFNEWLSFVDVPAAPLPPEPPAERYGFTLCVPPSLREGSALHFAIRYRSPQGEFWDNNGGRNYTLRCCGCPGGGPAAAPPGPAAPRY; from the coding sequence ATGGCGAGCCCCGCACGCCCGCGGCAGGAGCTGGCGGCCGAGgagcggcggctccgcggcgCGGCCCCGACGGTGCCCCGCGACGGCaagcgggaggcggcgggggagcggctggtgctgctggagctgcgcCGCTGCGGGCGGCCGCCGTCCCCCGGCCCCGGCGAgcggcaggaggagggggaggaggaggaagacgAGGGGGAGGCGGCAGCGGGCGAAGATTGTTGCGGCAAGTGCAAGAAGCGGGTGCAGTTCGCCGATTCGCTGGGGCTGAGCCTCGCCAGCGTCAAGCACTTCAGCGACGCCGAGGAGCCGCAGGTGCCGCCCGCCGCGCTGTCGCACCTGCAGAGCCCGCCCGGCGAGGAGCGGgacccgccgccgcccggcgccgacccgccgccgcccgcgctgCTCCTGGTGCCCGACTTCCCCGACGGCGGGGAGCCCAGCGCCGAGCGGCTGCGGAGGCAGCGCGTCTGCCTGGAGCGCCTGGGGCGGCCCGCGGCGCCCACCGACGTGCGGGGCACGGTGCAAGTGCtgggcggccccggccccaggGAGGTGACGGTGCGCTACACCTTCAACGAGTGGCTCTCCTTCGTGGACGTCCCGGCCGCGCCGCTGCCCCCCGAGCCGCCGGCCGAGCGCTACGGCTTCACCCTGTGCGTCCCGCCGAGCCTGCGGGAGGGCTCGGCCCTGCACTTCGCCATCCGCTACCGCAGCCCGCAGGGAGAGTTCTGGGACAACAACGGCGGCCGCAACTACACGCTGCGCTGCTGCGGCTGCcccgggggcggccccgccgccgccccgccgggccccgccgcaCCCCGCTACTGA